In Corvus moneduloides isolate bCorMon1 chromosome 3, bCorMon1.pri, whole genome shotgun sequence, one DNA window encodes the following:
- the LRATD1 gene encoding protein LRATD1 produces the protein MGNQLDRITHLNYSELPTGDPSGIEKDELRVGVAYFFSDEEEDLDERGQPDKYGVKSSGSPGQETPTHHLHHQLVLNETQFSAFRGQECIFSKVSSGPQAGDLSVYSVSALPTLCKPGDLLELLYLGPSEHPPPHWAVYVGGGQIIHLHQGQIRQDSLYEAAAGNVGRVVNSWYRFRPLVAELVVQNACGHLGLKSDEICWTNSESFAAWCRFGKREFKAGGELQAAAGTQHQQQYYLKIHLAENKVHTVRFHSLEDLIREKRRIDASGKLRVIKDLAIVDGKE, from the coding sequence ATGGGAAATCAACTGGATCGCATCACCCACCTGAATTACAGCGAGCTGCCGACCGGGGACCCCTCGGGGATCGAGAAGGACGAGCTGCGCGTCGGGGTGGCTTACTTCTTTTCGGATGAGGAGGAGGACCTGGACGAGCGAGGCCAGCCAGACAAGTACGGCGTGAAGAGCTCCggcagccctgggcaggagaCGCCCACCCACCACCTTCACCACCAGCTGGTGCTGAACGAGACCCAGTTCTCCGCTTTCCGCGGCCAGGAATGCATCTTCTCCAAGGTCAGCAGCGGCCCCCAGGCTGGGGACCTCAGCGTCTACTCGGTGTCAGCCCTGCCCACCCTCTGCAAGCCGGgggacctgctggagctgctctacCTGGGGCCGTCGGAGCACCCGCCGCCGCACTGGGCTGTGTACGTGGGCGGCGGGCAGATCATCCACCTGCACCAGGGGCAGATCCGCCAGGACAGCTTGTACGAGGCGGCCGCGGGCAACGTGGGCCGGGTGGTGAATAGCTGGTACCGCTTCCGCCCGCTGGTGGCGGAGCTGGTGGTGCAGAACGCCTGCGGGCACCTGGGCTTAAAAAGCGACGAGATCTGCTGGACTAACTCCGAGAGCTTCGCCGCCTGGTGCCGCTTCGGGAAAAGGGAGTTCAAAGCCGGGGGGGAGCTGCAGGCGGCTGCTGgcacccagcaccagcagcagtaCTATCTCAAGATCCACTTGGCAGAGAACAAGGTGCACACGGTGAGGTTCCACAGCCTGGAGGATCTAATACGTGAGAAGCGCAGGATCGATGCCAGTGGCAAACTGAGGGTGATCAAAGACCTGGCTATAGTGGATGGGAAAGAATAG